One Phycisphaerales bacterium genomic window carries:
- a CDS encoding O-antigen ligase family protein: MDSRERTAGLIHGLTIIVALLACVRALLAFDPMPGWGLDPYTVAAPAGAFGPREAALMDVLTLLLAGLVLLLAPPVRWKPWVLWAAGLVLIAVVGLYHGLPDGPRPSDLTPALAWIAALAGAGCIARGCADARTRRAVVALLAGLTAMFVAKGLVQVLVEHPATVAQFEADQVRMLAAQGLEPGTSGARAFERRLRQPEITGWIGFSNVVASFLAAGGVLLAAIAVSSRKAVAVVAGLGALVALGLVVFGGSKGAMTAGVLGLAIVAMGWFAPQAWRRGRVRARIAGVLAGLVVLGPILTLVARGMVGEAVGELSLLFRWFYVEASARIAMDNPLLGVGPGGFKDAYALAKNPISPENAASPHSVVFDALATMGLAIGAVVLCLVLLAAWRCACRVLAGAGDADADEASGALPRLTLIAGPAIAVVIGVRFELESIGGLTPGLAIAWVAGLAGWAALAWAAWHARTRGLLLGAGAAGLLLIAHGQIEMTPVLVGSASLWAAWLGLAFARDRTSDAPAESSAGWGGRAIGVVPSVMALVVAVLTLPGLWAWQGSVMSAATAARRPAEIGARLEASGGDPRVFRAVAEQLSAEIGQPVRPGSLAEAMNVLSRQTAVVAAEAMDRAVEAAPADGATLRAASRAWLVVALAGDDPAGQRALALARRATEATPASAQNYGHLATVLATLHPDGSQTTAVLDALAQAEALNPASPQLKYRQYRLARRAGLETLARRSAENALQAHERMRLDRLGAGLSEAELAELRAYFEGR, translated from the coding sequence ATGGATAGCCGCGAACGCACGGCCGGGCTGATCCACGGCCTGACCATCATCGTCGCCCTGCTCGCGTGCGTGCGCGCCCTGCTGGCGTTCGACCCCATGCCCGGCTGGGGGCTCGACCCCTACACCGTCGCGGCGCCGGCCGGCGCCTTCGGCCCGCGCGAGGCAGCGCTCATGGACGTGCTGACGCTCCTGCTGGCCGGTCTCGTGCTGCTCCTGGCGCCACCCGTGCGATGGAAGCCGTGGGTGCTCTGGGCCGCCGGGCTGGTGCTGATCGCGGTGGTCGGGCTCTACCACGGCCTTCCCGATGGCCCCAGGCCCAGCGACCTCACCCCCGCCCTCGCGTGGATCGCCGCGCTGGCCGGAGCCGGATGCATTGCCCGGGGTTGCGCCGATGCCCGCACGCGGCGCGCCGTCGTGGCCCTGCTGGCCGGGCTGACGGCGATGTTCGTCGCCAAGGGCCTGGTGCAGGTTCTCGTGGAGCACCCGGCGACCGTCGCCCAGTTCGAGGCCGATCAAGTGCGGATGCTGGCCGCCCAGGGGCTCGAGCCGGGCACCTCGGGGGCCCGAGCCTTCGAGCGGCGCCTTCGCCAGCCCGAGATCACCGGCTGGATCGGCTTCTCGAACGTGGTTGCGTCGTTCCTGGCGGCGGGCGGGGTGCTGCTGGCAGCCATCGCCGTCTCGTCGCGCAAGGCCGTGGCGGTCGTTGCCGGGCTGGGAGCACTGGTGGCACTGGGTCTGGTGGTCTTCGGCGGCAGCAAGGGCGCCATGACCGCCGGCGTGCTGGGGCTTGCGATCGTGGCGATGGGGTGGTTCGCCCCTCAGGCGTGGCGACGAGGCCGCGTTCGGGCGCGCATTGCCGGCGTGCTTGCCGGGCTGGTCGTCCTCGGCCCCATCCTGACGTTGGTTGCACGGGGCATGGTGGGCGAGGCCGTGGGCGAACTCAGCCTGCTGTTCCGCTGGTTCTATGTAGAAGCCTCGGCGCGGATCGCGATGGACAACCCGCTGCTGGGCGTTGGGCCGGGCGGATTCAAAGACGCGTACGCCCTGGCGAAGAACCCCATCAGCCCCGAGAATGCCGCCAGTCCGCACAGCGTGGTGTTCGACGCGCTAGCGACCATGGGCCTGGCCATCGGCGCGGTGGTGCTGTGCCTGGTGCTCCTCGCGGCGTGGCGTTGCGCCTGCCGGGTGCTCGCGGGGGCGGGCGATGCCGATGCCGACGAGGCGTCCGGAGCCTTGCCGCGGCTGACGCTCATCGCCGGGCCGGCCATCGCCGTGGTCATCGGCGTGCGGTTCGAGTTGGAGTCCATCGGGGGGTTGACGCCGGGCCTTGCCATCGCCTGGGTCGCGGGATTGGCGGGCTGGGCGGCGTTGGCCTGGGCGGCGTGGCACGCTCGGACGAGGGGGCTGTTGCTCGGCGCCGGGGCGGCCGGGCTGCTGCTCATTGCCCACGGCCAGATCGAGATGACGCCCGTGCTGGTGGGCTCGGCATCGCTCTGGGCGGCGTGGCTGGGCTTGGCGTTCGCACGAGATCGGACGTCCGACGCGCCCGCCGAATCGTCTGCCGGTTGGGGCGGTCGCGCGATCGGCGTCGTTCCGTCTGTGATGGCGCTGGTGGTTGCCGTGCTGACGCTGCCGGGGCTCTGGGCGTGGCAGGGATCGGTGATGAGCGCGGCTACCGCGGCGCGCCGGCCCGCGGAAATCGGGGCCCGACTCGAGGCCAGCGGCGGCGATCCGCGAGTGTTCCGGGCGGTCGCCGAGCAGCTTTCAGCAGAGATTGGCCAGCCGGTGCGGCCGGGCAGCCTGGCCGAGGCGATGAACGTGCTTTCGCGCCAGACGGCGGTGGTGGCGGCCGAGGCGATGGATCGCGCAGTGGAGGCAGCGCCGGCCGACGGTGCGACCCTGCGGGCCGCTTCGAGGGCGTGGCTCGTGGTGGCCCTGGCAGGCGATGACCCCGCGGGCCAGCGTGCCTTGGCGTTGGCTCGTCGAGCGACCGAAGCGACGCCGGCATCGGCCCAGAACTACGGACACCTGGCCACGGTGCTGGCGACGCTGCATCCTGATGGCTCGCAGACCACTGCGGTGCTCGACGCGCTGGCACAGGCCGAAGCGCTGAACCCCGCCAGCCCTCAGTTGAAGTACCGGCAGTACCGGTTGGCCCGCCGGGCCGGTCTGGAGACCCTGGCCCGGCGCAGCGCAGAAAATGCGCTGCAGGCCCATGAACGGATGCGGCTGGATCGGCTGGGCGCGGGGCTGAGCGAGGCCGAGCTGGCCGAACTTCGGGCGTATTTCGAGGGTCGATAG
- the fusA gene encoding elongation factor G → MAEMPLNRVRNIGIAAHIDAGKTTVTERILFYTGKTHKLGEVHEGTATMDFLQEEQERGITIQSAATTCHWTRSDVDYQINLIDTPGHVDFTIEVERSLRVLDGAVAVFDGKEGVEAQSETVWRQADRYRVPRICYVNKMDKIGANFEFSFNTIKKRLGANAIAVQIPIGAGNELEGIIDLLGMRAYYFDANEQGAVVTEKDIPESLMAEAEKWRHELVDAASSLDDDLTEKYLEDENSITVEDIRQALRKGTLSLACNPVFCGSALKNIGVQRLLDGVIDYLPNPTQVPEVQGVDPKDPEKKLSRPHDSKAPLSALVFKVVADSHGDLTYTRIYSGTLEKGSRVLNPGNGKKEIVSRIYQMQAKTREALDRAHAGSIVAVIGIKDSITGDTLCDPANPILLERMDFPDPVISMSIEPNTSDDKRKLSEALVTIRREDPSFQSHYDEETGQTIIAGMGELHLEIIKNKLTRDMKIGVQVGKPRVSYREAIQGEAKEVRGKFVKQTGGRGQFGDVIINLRPYTKEEADEDGIKFVDGVAFENKIVGGSIPKEFIPSVEAGIRQTAASGVTAGYPLINIKAELVDGSYHQVDSSQVAFEQAARLALREAVSKARSVLLEPIMKVVIVTPEEFFGNVTGDISSRRGMIIDTEDRGSGIRQITCECPLSEMFGYTTTLRGMSQGRAAASMEFQEYRPMPANLMQEVIAAD, encoded by the coding sequence ATGGCCGAGATGCCGCTGAACAGGGTTCGTAACATCGGGATCGCCGCCCACATCGACGCGGGCAAGACCACCGTCACCGAGCGCATCCTCTTCTACACGGGCAAGACCCACAAGCTGGGCGAGGTGCACGAGGGCACCGCGACCATGGACTTCCTGCAGGAAGAGCAGGAGCGTGGTATCACGATCCAGTCGGCCGCGACGACGTGCCACTGGACGCGCAGCGATGTTGACTACCAGATCAACCTAATCGACACCCCGGGCCACGTGGACTTCACCATCGAAGTGGAGCGTTCGCTCCGCGTGCTGGACGGCGCGGTGGCGGTGTTCGACGGCAAGGAGGGCGTGGAGGCCCAGAGCGAGACGGTGTGGCGTCAGGCCGACCGGTATCGCGTGCCGCGCATCTGCTACGTCAACAAGATGGACAAGATCGGCGCGAACTTCGAGTTCAGCTTCAACACCATCAAGAAGCGTCTGGGCGCCAATGCCATCGCGGTGCAGATCCCCATCGGCGCGGGCAACGAGCTCGAGGGCATCATCGACCTGCTGGGCATGCGTGCGTACTACTTCGACGCCAACGAGCAGGGCGCTGTGGTGACCGAAAAGGACATCCCCGAGAGCCTGATGGCCGAGGCCGAGAAGTGGCGCCACGAACTGGTCGACGCGGCCAGTTCGCTGGACGACGACCTGACCGAGAAGTACCTGGAAGACGAGAACTCGATCACGGTCGAGGACATCCGCCAGGCGCTGCGCAAGGGCACGCTGAGCCTGGCATGCAACCCGGTCTTCTGCGGCTCGGCCCTGAAGAACATCGGCGTGCAGCGCCTGCTGGACGGCGTGATCGACTACCTGCCCAACCCCACGCAGGTGCCCGAGGTTCAGGGCGTGGATCCCAAGGACCCCGAGAAGAAGCTCTCGCGTCCGCACGATTCCAAGGCGCCGCTGTCGGCCCTGGTGTTCAAGGTGGTGGCCGACAGCCACGGCGACCTGACCTACACGCGAATCTACTCGGGCACGCTCGAGAAGGGCAGCCGCGTGCTGAACCCCGGTAACGGGAAGAAGGAGATCGTCAGCCGCATCTACCAGATGCAGGCCAAGACGCGCGAGGCGCTCGACCGTGCCCACGCGGGCTCGATCGTGGCGGTCATCGGCATCAAGGACTCGATCACGGGCGACACGCTGTGCGATCCGGCCAACCCGATCCTGCTGGAGCGGATGGACTTCCCCGATCCGGTGATCTCGATGTCCATCGAGCCCAACACCAGCGACGACAAGCGCAAGCTGTCCGAGGCGCTGGTGACCATTCGCCGCGAGGACCCCAGCTTCCAGAGCCACTACGACGAAGAGACCGGGCAGACCATCATCGCCGGCATGGGCGAGTTGCACCTTGAGATCATCAAGAACAAGCTCACCCGCGACATGAAGATCGGCGTGCAGGTGGGCAAGCCCCGCGTGAGCTACCGCGAGGCCATCCAGGGCGAGGCCAAGGAAGTCCGCGGGAAGTTCGTCAAGCAGACCGGTGGTCGCGGCCAGTTCGGCGACGTGATCATCAACCTGCGGCCCTACACCAAGGAAGAGGCCGACGAGGACGGCATCAAGTTCGTCGATGGCGTGGCCTTCGAGAACAAGATCGTCGGCGGCTCGATCCCCAAGGAATTCATTCCCTCGGTCGAGGCGGGCATCCGCCAGACGGCCGCCAGCGGCGTGACGGCGGGCTACCCGCTGATCAACATCAAGGCCGAGCTGGTCGACGGCTCGTACCACCAGGTGGACAGTTCGCAGGTGGCCTTCGAGCAGGCGGCCCGCCTGGCGCTCCGCGAGGCGGTCTCCAAGGCCCGCAGCGTGCTGCTCGAGCCGATCATGAAGGTCGTCATCGTGACCCCCGAGGAATTCTTCGGCAACGTCACGGGCGACATCTCGAGCCGTCGGGGCATGATCATCGACACCGAGGACCGCGGCTCGGGCATCCGCCAGATCACCTGCGAGTGCCCGCTGAGCGAGATGTTCGGCTATACCACGACCCTTCGCGGCATGAGCCAGGGCCGGGCGGCGGCCTCCATGGAGTTCCAGGAGTACCGCCCGATGCCGGCCAACCTCATGC